Proteins from a single region of Bacteroidales bacterium:
- the nqrE gene encoding NADH:ubiquinone reductase (Na(+)-transporting) subunit E yields the protein MENLISIFVRSVFVDNMIFAYFLGMCSYLAVSKTVKTSVGLGIAVVFVLGITVPVDYLLNKYLLVPGALAWLSPQLADVDLSFLSFIIFIAVIASMVQLVEMIIEKFSPALYSSLGIFLPLIAVNCAILGGSLFMQERDYANVAEATAFGLGSGVGWFLAIVGIAAIREKIRYSNVPAPLRGLGITFIITGLMGIAFMSFMGIKL from the coding sequence ATGGAAAATCTGATCAGCATATTTGTAAGATCCGTCTTTGTCGACAACATGATTTTTGCCTACTTCCTGGGGATGTGCTCCTATCTGGCGGTATCAAAAACCGTGAAGACCTCCGTGGGACTAGGCATTGCCGTGGTATTTGTACTGGGCATCACAGTTCCGGTTGACTATCTCCTAAATAAGTACCTGCTGGTGCCTGGCGCCCTGGCATGGCTTAGTCCGCAGCTTGCCGATGTAGATCTGAGCTTTTTGAGTTTCATCATTTTTATCGCTGTCATCGCTTCGATGGTACAATTGGTAGAGATGATCATCGAGAAGTTTTCGCCGGCCTTGTATTCGTCGCTGGGAATCTTCCTGCCGCTTATCGCCGTAAACTGCGCCATTTTGGGTGGCTCACTTTTCATGCAGGAGCGCGACTATGCCAACGTTGCCGAAGCCACTGCCTTCGGGTTGGGTTCGGGTGTAGGCTGGTTTCTGGCTATTGTAGGCATTGCGGCTATCCGCGAAAAGATAAGGTACAGCAATGTTCCGGCACCGTTGCGTGGATTGGGCATCACCTTTATCATCACCGGACTAATGGGTATCGCTTTCATGAGCTTTATGGGTATCAAACTGTAA
- a CDS encoding NADH:ubiquinone reductase (Na(+)-transporting) subunit D: MSNKEPLFSAKNRRLLTAPLGKENPITIQVLGICSALAVTVKLEPAFVMTISVIAVLAIGNVMISLLRKTIAPRIRIIVQLVVIASLVILVDQVLKAFVYDVSKQLSVFVGLIITNCIIMGRFEAFAMSNKPWPSFLDGVGTATGYGIILIIVAFFRELLGSGSIWGYQVVPEALYNLGYKDNGLMILPPGALIVIGIIIWVQRSRDKSLVEVN; encoded by the coding sequence ATGAGTAATAAAGAACCATTATTTTCAGCTAAAAACCGGCGACTGCTCACTGCACCACTCGGCAAGGAAAACCCCATCACCATTCAGGTGCTCGGCATCTGCTCGGCGCTGGCAGTAACCGTAAAACTCGAGCCGGCCTTTGTAATGACCATTTCGGTAATCGCCGTGCTTGCCATCGGCAACGTGATGATATCTCTGCTGCGAAAAACCATCGCGCCGCGCATCCGTATCATCGTGCAACTGGTGGTAATTGCTTCGCTGGTAATCCTGGTGGATCAGGTGCTGAAAGCTTTCGTTTACGACGTCAGCAAACAGCTCTCAGTATTTGTGGGTCTTATTATCACCAACTGTATCATCATGGGACGCTTCGAAGCATTTGCCATGAGCAACAAGCCCTGGCCTTCGTTTCTCGATGGCGTGGGCACTGCTACCGGCTATGGCATCATCCTGATCATTGTGGCATTTTTCCGCGAACTTCTTGGCTCCGGTTCAATCTGGGGATACCAGGTCGTACCCGAGGCACTTTACAACTTAGGATACAAGGACAATGGCTTGATGATATTACCGCCGGGGGCGCTTATCGTTATAGGCATTATTATTTGGGTACAGCGTAGCCGCGACAAATCACTCGTCGAAGTAAATTAA